From a region of the Tenggerimyces flavus genome:
- a CDS encoding EamA family transporter — MNDPAPHGRGETQAVALLLAGAVSLQFGAALAVLLIEHVGAIGATTLRTVLAAIIVVAIVRPKLKAHSRQDILVGLSFGVALGVMNLCFYEAAARLPLGAAVTFEFIGPLGLAVVMSRKLRDLVWVLLAGVGVFLLSEGGLERLNVVGVLFALAAGACWAAYILLGSQASRRFPGAAAVAVALIVSTIFTLPIGIVARGTDLLHPTVLALGLAVAIASSALPYTLEVMALRRIPPRTFGVLMSLEPGVAALAGYLVLHQRLAVLQLVAIGLVIAASAGATWSARSQPPPQA, encoded by the coding sequence GTGAACGACCCCGCACCGCATGGGCGCGGCGAGACCCAGGCCGTCGCCCTGTTGCTCGCCGGTGCGGTGTCCCTCCAGTTCGGCGCGGCGCTGGCCGTACTGCTGATCGAGCACGTCGGCGCGATCGGCGCGACCACCCTGCGTACGGTGCTCGCCGCGATCATCGTCGTCGCGATCGTCCGGCCGAAGCTCAAGGCTCACTCGCGGCAGGACATCCTGGTCGGCCTGAGCTTCGGTGTCGCGCTCGGCGTGATGAACCTGTGCTTCTACGAGGCCGCCGCCCGCCTGCCGCTCGGCGCCGCGGTCACGTTCGAGTTCATCGGCCCACTCGGCCTCGCGGTCGTCATGTCCCGCAAGCTCCGCGACCTCGTCTGGGTCCTGCTCGCCGGCGTCGGCGTGTTCCTGCTCAGCGAGGGTGGACTCGAGCGGCTGAACGTGGTCGGCGTGCTCTTCGCTCTCGCCGCCGGCGCCTGCTGGGCCGCTTACATCCTGCTCGGATCGCAAGCCAGCAGGCGATTCCCCGGCGCCGCGGCGGTCGCTGTCGCCCTGATCGTCTCCACGATCTTCACGCTCCCGATCGGCATCGTCGCCCGCGGCACCGACCTCCTCCACCCGACGGTGCTGGCACTCGGGCTCGCCGTCGCGATCGCCTCGTCCGCGCTTCCGTACACGCTCGAGGTCATGGCGCTGCGCAGGATTCCCCCACGGACGTTCGGCGTTCTGATGAGCCTCGAGCCCGGCGTCGCGGCACTCGCCGGCTACCTCGTGCTGCACCAGCGGCTCGCCGTCCTCCAGCTCGTCGCGATCGGCCTGGTGATCGCGGCCAGCGCTGGCGCCACCTGGTCGGCACGTTCCCAACCTCCACCTCAGGCCTAG
- a CDS encoding NAD+ synthase: protein MPQIRLALAQLNVTVGDIAGNADTIVRWVRHAAEQGAHVVAFPEMALTGYPVEDLALRSSFVEASRTAIVDLAKRLAGEGHGDVAVIVGYLDKAEGAVDRVGRPKGSPYDAAAVIWGGEVVTRSAKHHLPNYGVFDEFRYFVPGETLPVVRIHGVDIAVAVCEDLWQDGGPVAAARAAGAGLLLTINASPYELNKDDSRLELVTRRAREAMCPLAYVNLVGGQDELVFDGDSIVVDEQGDVLARAPQFSEGLLTLDLDLASGAHGQDHYAGIRIDRSVISETPLARYAPVPAGLAPRLEDEAEIYTAIVTGLRDYVHKNGFSSVVIGLSGGIDSALTAAIACDALGAENVNGISNPSRYSSEHSKDDAAELARRTGLNYRVIAIEPMVSAFLGNVELTGVAEENLQARIRGMLWMGVANQENHLVLAAGNKSELAVGYSTMYGDAVGAFAPLKDVPKTYVWRLARWRNQVARDMGETPPIPESSIVKPPSAELRPGQLDTDSLPPYDLLDDILDDYVEQDAGSGELIAAGFEPALVERVIRMVDAAEYKRRQYPPGPKISFKAFGRDRRLPITNGWRETSPAGTPPAAQPPVPEKVAPPGEAPRT from the coding sequence GTGCCCCAGATACGCCTCGCCCTCGCCCAGCTGAACGTCACGGTCGGCGACATCGCGGGGAACGCGGACACGATCGTGCGCTGGGTCCGCCACGCGGCCGAGCAAGGCGCGCACGTCGTCGCGTTCCCGGAGATGGCCCTGACTGGCTACCCCGTCGAGGATCTCGCGCTCCGCTCGTCCTTCGTCGAGGCCTCCCGCACCGCGATCGTCGACCTCGCCAAGCGCCTGGCCGGAGAAGGCCACGGGGACGTCGCGGTCATCGTCGGATACCTCGACAAGGCCGAGGGCGCCGTCGACCGGGTCGGCCGCCCGAAGGGGTCGCCGTACGACGCCGCCGCGGTCATCTGGGGCGGCGAGGTCGTCACCCGGTCGGCGAAGCACCACCTGCCGAACTACGGCGTGTTCGACGAGTTCCGCTACTTCGTGCCCGGCGAGACGCTGCCGGTCGTACGCATCCACGGCGTCGACATCGCGGTCGCGGTCTGCGAGGACCTCTGGCAGGACGGCGGCCCCGTCGCCGCAGCCCGCGCCGCCGGGGCCGGGCTGCTGCTGACGATCAATGCTTCGCCGTACGAGCTGAACAAGGACGACTCCCGCCTCGAGCTCGTCACTCGAAGGGCGCGCGAGGCGATGTGCCCGCTCGCGTACGTCAACCTGGTCGGCGGCCAGGACGAGCTGGTCTTCGACGGCGACTCGATCGTGGTCGACGAGCAGGGCGACGTGCTGGCCCGCGCGCCCCAGTTCAGCGAGGGCCTGCTGACACTCGACCTCGACCTCGCGTCCGGCGCGCACGGGCAGGACCACTACGCGGGGATCCGGATCGACCGTTCGGTGATCTCCGAGACTCCTCTCGCCCGCTACGCGCCGGTGCCCGCCGGGTTGGCGCCGCGGCTGGAGGACGAGGCCGAGATCTACACGGCGATCGTCACCGGGCTGCGCGACTACGTCCACAAGAACGGCTTCTCCAGCGTCGTGATCGGCCTGTCCGGAGGCATCGACTCCGCGCTGACCGCGGCGATCGCCTGCGACGCGCTGGGGGCCGAGAACGTCAACGGGATCTCCAACCCGAGCCGGTACTCCTCCGAGCACTCCAAGGACGACGCCGCTGAGCTCGCGCGCCGGACCGGCCTCAACTACCGCGTGATCGCGATCGAGCCGATGGTCTCGGCGTTCCTGGGCAACGTGGAGTTGACAGGGGTCGCCGAGGAGAACCTGCAGGCCCGTATCCGCGGCATGCTCTGGATGGGTGTCGCCAACCAGGAGAACCACCTGGTGCTGGCGGCCGGCAACAAGAGCGAGCTCGCCGTCGGGTACTCGACGATGTACGGCGACGCGGTCGGCGCCTTTGCCCCGTTGAAGGATGTGCCGAAAACGTACGTGTGGCGCCTGGCCCGCTGGCGCAACCAGGTCGCGCGCGACATGGGCGAGACGCCGCCGATCCCGGAGAGCTCGATCGTGAAGCCGCCTTCGGCGGAGCTGCGGCCGGGCCAGCTCGACACGGACTCGCTGCCGCCGTACGACCTGCTCGACGACATCCTCGACGACTACGTGGAGCAGGACGCGGGCTCGGGCGAGCTGATCGCGGCGGGCTTCGAGCCGGCGTTGGTGGAACGCGTGATCCGGATGGTCGACGCCGCGGAGTACAAGCGGCGCCAGTACCCGCCAGGCCCGAAGATCTCGTTCAAGGCCTTCGGCCGCGACCGCCGGCTGCCGATCACGAACGGCTGGCGCGAGACCTCTCCCGCCGGCACTCCCCCGGCCGCTCAGCCGCCCGTGCCCGAGAAGGTGGCCCCACCCGGCGAAGCTCCGCGCACCTAG
- a CDS encoding FG-GAP-like repeat-containing protein — translation MSHTGIAVLVAAAVAATGLAQAPASAATYKKADFDGDGKADVAIGVSGYNYASGAVFVAYASGKKQHVKAGANAGGFGASTASCDLNGDGYADLVVGDPGRIDNGGISGGITTYLGSAAGLGKTAQFSQDTANVPDQSENDDQFGISVACGDLTGDGKDEVAVGAPGEDLPDADDGAQATGAVFVFKGSATGLVTTGTQLFTQDTASVPDVSEDDDEFGGAVAIGDVTGDKRADLAVGLPGENVGAGAVMLIKGSASGLTGAGSTLVVPSAQGVTGRAGHTLAIANVDGDAYADVIAGAPNDEDAGKEGAGVVLVLKGAAAGIDKARVQVVGQSTANVVGDPIANDGFGTTLDAGDVTKDGKAEVLVGVPGKTVGTLAFAGSAVVLKGSATGLTGAGSQEWTQNTVNVPDTAEAGDSFGAAVGLLDLSGDNRLDGVVGAPDEDLGTAQDAGLAARFNGAATGLAATTGVYTAGWFGFAPNAAADRLGAAVGR, via the coding sequence ATGAGTCACACGGGGATCGCAGTACTCGTTGCCGCCGCCGTTGCCGCGACCGGGCTCGCGCAGGCGCCCGCTAGCGCCGCGACGTACAAGAAGGCTGACTTCGACGGGGACGGCAAGGCAGACGTGGCCATCGGCGTCTCCGGCTACAACTACGCCTCCGGAGCGGTGTTCGTCGCGTACGCCAGCGGCAAGAAGCAGCACGTGAAGGCGGGGGCCAACGCGGGAGGCTTCGGCGCCAGTACGGCGAGCTGCGATCTCAACGGGGACGGGTATGCCGACCTCGTCGTCGGCGATCCCGGACGCATCGACAACGGTGGGATCTCCGGCGGCATCACCACGTACCTCGGCTCCGCCGCCGGGCTCGGCAAGACGGCACAGTTCAGCCAGGACACGGCGAACGTCCCCGACCAGTCCGAGAACGACGACCAGTTCGGCATCTCCGTCGCGTGCGGCGACCTCACCGGCGACGGCAAGGACGAGGTCGCGGTCGGGGCGCCCGGCGAGGACCTCCCCGACGCCGACGACGGCGCGCAGGCGACCGGTGCGGTCTTCGTCTTCAAGGGCTCCGCGACCGGCCTGGTCACCACCGGCACGCAGCTGTTCACCCAGGACACCGCGAGCGTCCCCGACGTGTCCGAGGACGACGACGAGTTCGGCGGCGCGGTCGCGATCGGCGACGTCACCGGAGACAAGCGCGCCGACCTCGCGGTCGGGCTGCCCGGCGAGAACGTCGGCGCCGGCGCGGTCATGCTGATCAAGGGCAGCGCCTCCGGCCTCACCGGCGCCGGCAGCACCCTCGTCGTCCCGTCCGCTCAAGGCGTCACCGGCCGCGCGGGCCACACGCTCGCGATCGCGAACGTCGACGGCGACGCGTACGCCGACGTGATCGCCGGGGCGCCGAACGACGAGGACGCCGGCAAGGAGGGCGCCGGCGTCGTGCTCGTCCTCAAGGGCGCCGCGGCCGGGATCGACAAGGCGCGAGTCCAGGTCGTCGGGCAGTCCACCGCGAACGTGGTCGGCGACCCGATCGCGAACGACGGCTTCGGCACGACCCTCGACGCCGGCGACGTGACCAAGGACGGCAAGGCCGAGGTGCTCGTCGGCGTTCCCGGCAAGACCGTGGGCACGCTCGCGTTCGCCGGTTCGGCCGTCGTCCTCAAGGGCTCCGCGACCGGCCTGACCGGCGCCGGCTCCCAGGAGTGGACGCAGAACACCGTCAACGTTCCCGACACCGCCGAGGCCGGCGACTCGTTCGGCGCCGCCGTCGGGCTGCTCGACCTGTCCGGCGACAACCGGCTGGACGGGGTGGTCGGAGCCCCCGACGAGGACCTCGGCACCGCCCAGGACGCCGGCCTCGCCGCGCGCTTCAACGGCGCGGCGACCGGCCTCGCCGCGACCACCGGCGTCTACACCGCCGGCTGGTTCGGCTTCGCCCCGAACGCCGCCGCCGACCGCCTCGGCGCCGCCGTCGGCCGGTGA
- a CDS encoding SDR family NAD(P)-dependent oxidoreductase: MHIDLNGRVAVVTGAARGIGRDLVRRFAEEGVRTVALDVNEANLADLTQELSGHDLPSLQLICDVTSLEDLTKAVDAAHQEFGRIDILVNNAGVVATGSVDSLSEESWRYCHDVNLNGTFLASKAVVPHMKAQRWGRIINASSFAALVPTVGHTAYASAKAAVAHFSRALAGELGPWGITVNAYAPGMIPTQLNHFAERSPEDQDKMLDMLTVRRWGTTEDIANLVCFLCSDQAAYITGTLIDISGGKLATQSPQAAYASKTSL, from the coding sequence ATGCACATCGACCTGAACGGACGCGTCGCCGTCGTCACCGGGGCGGCGCGCGGCATCGGCCGCGACCTCGTACGCCGGTTCGCCGAGGAGGGCGTACGGACGGTCGCCCTCGACGTGAACGAGGCCAACCTCGCCGACCTCACCCAGGAGCTTTCTGGCCACGACCTCCCGTCGCTGCAGCTGATCTGCGACGTCACCTCACTCGAGGACCTCACGAAGGCCGTCGACGCGGCGCACCAGGAGTTCGGCCGCATCGACATCCTCGTCAACAACGCCGGCGTCGTCGCGACCGGCTCTGTCGACTCGCTCTCCGAGGAGTCCTGGCGCTACTGCCACGACGTCAACCTCAACGGGACGTTCCTCGCGTCCAAGGCCGTCGTCCCGCACATGAAGGCGCAGCGCTGGGGCCGGATCATCAACGCCTCTTCGTTCGCCGCGCTCGTGCCGACCGTCGGGCACACCGCCTACGCGTCGGCGAAGGCCGCCGTCGCCCACTTCAGCCGCGCGCTCGCGGGCGAGCTCGGCCCGTGGGGCATCACGGTGAACGCGTACGCGCCGGGCATGATCCCCACCCAGCTCAACCACTTCGCCGAGCGGTCGCCCGAGGACCAGGACAAGATGCTGGACATGCTGACCGTGCGCCGTTGGGGCACCACGGAGGACATCGCCAACCTGGTCTGCTTCCTCTGCTCCGACCAGGCCGCCTACATCACCGGCACGCTCATCGACATCAGCGGCGGCAAGCTCGCCACGCAGTCACCGCAGGCGGCGTACGCCTCTAAAACGTCCCTGTGA
- a CDS encoding glycoside hydrolase family 43 protein, giving the protein MSLSSHSKLRPLAILGALFALLAATFVPLSAEADAPTFTNPIATNRSDPHVIKHAGKYYYTSTDGCVGGWVCVWESTTITGLGSATRHQVWQVPACPAINCAEIWAPEIHVLNGKAYIYYAADNGDNANHRIFVLEATTSSPTGPYAEANTGQPHGKLFEASDRWAIDLNVMQTSSGQLYALWSGWAAGPGPQNLYIAPMSDPLHLSGPRVLISQPDRPWEVVDLQVNEGPVGFQRNGKTYISYSASGCWTDSYSVGLLVNSTGDLLNPAAWVKTGPHFKYNNGVKASASIVPIQTVTGNEDWFVYHANTAGCDPGRVLSAQRLYWDTDGTPLLGYPIANGVQLTAPNGELGSTGSPNPYDQGWGNAFGDLAQGVNDGLRSGSWSIASPTAANVTAPGGAAWTRLFRASNPNYETYTVSVDVQWVATGTTSGFPKYGIYATYEDRDNHVEVFIDRQFNVLATHAVVQGVEQAWQNAPLPAGFDPAAFHQLRVVKNGATYRFLLDGVQLQQRTFPGAFPVLLNGQTGLVTEDTAANYRNWAVTGTF; this is encoded by the coding sequence ATGTCGTTGTCGTCGCACTCGAAGCTCCGTCCGCTGGCCATCCTGGGCGCGCTCTTCGCGCTGCTGGCGGCGACGTTCGTCCCACTGTCAGCCGAGGCGGACGCGCCGACGTTCACCAATCCCATCGCGACCAACCGGTCGGACCCGCACGTCATCAAGCACGCCGGCAAGTACTACTACACGAGCACCGACGGCTGCGTCGGCGGCTGGGTGTGCGTGTGGGAGTCGACCACGATCACCGGCCTCGGCTCGGCGACCCGGCACCAGGTGTGGCAGGTCCCGGCGTGCCCCGCGATCAACTGCGCGGAGATCTGGGCACCCGAGATCCACGTCCTGAACGGGAAGGCCTACATCTACTACGCCGCGGACAACGGCGACAACGCCAACCACCGGATCTTCGTCCTCGAGGCGACCACGAGCAGCCCGACCGGCCCGTACGCCGAGGCGAACACCGGGCAGCCGCACGGCAAGCTGTTCGAAGCCTCCGACCGGTGGGCGATCGACCTCAACGTGATGCAGACGAGCAGCGGCCAGCTGTACGCGCTGTGGTCGGGCTGGGCGGCCGGCCCCGGTCCGCAGAACCTCTACATCGCGCCGATGAGCGACCCGCTGCACCTCAGCGGCCCGCGCGTCCTGATCTCGCAGCCCGACCGGCCGTGGGAGGTCGTCGACCTGCAGGTGAACGAGGGCCCGGTCGGCTTCCAGCGGAACGGCAAGACCTACATCAGCTACTCCGCTAGCGGTTGCTGGACCGACAGCTACTCCGTCGGGCTGCTGGTCAACAGCACCGGCGACCTGCTCAACCCGGCGGCCTGGGTGAAGACCGGACCGCACTTCAAGTACAACAACGGCGTGAAGGCGTCCGCTTCGATCGTGCCGATCCAGACCGTGACCGGCAACGAGGACTGGTTCGTCTACCACGCCAACACCGCCGGCTGCGACCCCGGCCGCGTGCTGAGCGCGCAGCGGCTGTACTGGGACACCGACGGAACGCCCTTGCTGGGTTACCCGATCGCGAACGGCGTGCAGCTCACCGCGCCGAACGGTGAGCTCGGTTCGACCGGCAGCCCGAATCCGTACGACCAAGGCTGGGGCAACGCGTTCGGCGACCTCGCGCAGGGCGTGAACGACGGGCTGCGCAGCGGCAGCTGGTCGATCGCAAGCCCGACGGCCGCGAACGTCACCGCACCAGGTGGGGCGGCCTGGACGCGGTTGTTCCGCGCGAGCAACCCCAACTACGAGACGTACACGGTGTCGGTCGACGTGCAGTGGGTCGCGACCGGGACGACGTCGGGGTTCCCCAAGTACGGGATCTACGCCACGTACGAGGACCGCGACAACCACGTCGAGGTGTTCATCGACCGGCAGTTCAACGTGCTCGCGACGCACGCGGTCGTGCAGGGCGTCGAGCAGGCGTGGCAGAACGCGCCACTGCCGGCGGGCTTCGACCCCGCGGCGTTCCACCAGCTGCGCGTGGTGAAGAACGGCGCGACGTACCGGTTCCTGCTCGACGGCGTCCAGCTGCAGCAGCGCACGTTCCCCGGCGCGTTCCCGGTGCTGCTGAACGGGCAGACCGGCCTCGTCACCGAGGACACCGCCGCCAACTACCGCAACTGGGCCGTCACAGGGACGTTTTAG
- a CDS encoding heparinase II/III family protein: MPERTGPSRRTILGAAGLAATSCLLPSLRPRPARAASTTTSITTMATAPVKTASTFYTPARVAAARRNITDFAWARQVRDGVLPYANRIAAQTDEWLWGLVPGQKLPRSINVNYVLGSPVTGKDVYQLGFYPFRIDQWNRPWKITDPLAQQRGLPYVFPTNDFGAFYASALDENGVFDPELGDRSLLVNELYPEKGPTWGVDDGLGWVDDDGNRWTFIAYYCHYGLWWTGVSSIGATAQIWGGLTLLRDAYVYTGDPKYAHAGVILLDRIADMYPSMDVGAYSEDYRNNDPATKKGKVLGSIWETNFSTGIITAYDAFFPAIANEDTANVLPFLSTKGKDSLAAIRLNIENNILRQILPSVKSAQIYGNFGTHQASLSLAGVVLDEPEEAKEWFDFVFAAGGILPDPEWHVTGGGVYTTLVNKIDRDGWGAESAPHYSNIWFDNLKVVADALDGYEGYPGLDLYTHPKFRNMFTAGPRTVGVNKFLPSIGDSGACGQPGIALVKANYVKGFAEYGDPRPAQLAYLLNGNKSAGLNTGIFSDDPAGTEAAIQQVVDTQGPLDLPSDNLTGYGLAWLRDGELPNKREAWISYGRSEAYHGATDQLNLGLYAFGLDLMPDHGYPEATDYTNFSQEWTKNTVSHNSVIVNKHPQKTNWVGVPHGFGSGARVQHADIAAPKAYPDVETYRRVTAMVKVDATNSYLVDVFRVVGGTDHVFSFHSAEGPVSVDGLTLAEQPTGTYAGADVPMPGRRETPTDWDSPGFHWLDKVARDASPPASFSIDWDVVDTWNTLPDPDPDVHVRLTVLNENDDVAVANGYPPQNNPRNPRSLRYVLLHRAGASLASQFVSVVEPYVGQRFVRSIASVPVEGLGAGLAAHEATAVRVELVDGRVDYVISSLRPDVTLRVDGRFSFRGGFGVVSLRSDDLEYAYVHDATLLAPAPAGFRPPATVTGQLVDFTRELSEQNRLVVRTRGPVPAPDQLVDQYVYVANDNVRNAAYRIVGASRDASGQLVLDIGTASTIRRYTDDNDFGKGFQYDVAVGAQLRIPLSKEWSR; this comes from the coding sequence ATGCCCGAACGGACAGGACCCAGCCGGCGCACCATCCTCGGTGCCGCCGGCCTGGCCGCCACTTCTTGTCTGCTGCCCAGCCTGCGACCGCGACCCGCGCGAGCAGCAAGCACCACCACCAGCATCACCACGATGGCCACCGCTCCGGTGAAGACCGCGAGCACCTTCTACACCCCCGCCCGCGTCGCGGCCGCCCGCCGCAACATCACCGACTTCGCCTGGGCCAGACAGGTCCGCGACGGCGTGCTTCCCTACGCCAACCGGATCGCCGCGCAGACCGACGAGTGGCTCTGGGGTCTCGTCCCCGGCCAGAAGCTGCCACGCAGCATCAACGTCAACTACGTGCTCGGTTCGCCGGTCACCGGCAAGGACGTCTACCAGCTCGGCTTCTACCCGTTCCGCATCGACCAGTGGAACCGGCCGTGGAAGATCACCGATCCGCTCGCCCAGCAGCGCGGCCTGCCGTACGTCTTCCCGACGAACGACTTCGGCGCGTTCTACGCCAGCGCGCTCGACGAGAACGGCGTCTTCGACCCCGAGCTAGGTGACCGCTCGCTGCTCGTCAACGAGCTCTACCCGGAGAAGGGCCCGACCTGGGGTGTCGACGACGGCCTCGGCTGGGTCGACGACGACGGCAACCGGTGGACGTTCATCGCCTACTACTGCCACTACGGCCTGTGGTGGACCGGCGTCTCGAGCATCGGCGCGACCGCGCAGATCTGGGGCGGGCTCACCCTGTTGCGCGACGCGTACGTCTACACCGGTGACCCGAAGTACGCGCACGCCGGCGTCATCCTGCTCGACCGGATCGCCGACATGTACCCGTCGATGGACGTGGGCGCCTACTCCGAGGACTACCGCAACAACGACCCCGCCACCAAGAAGGGCAAGGTCCTCGGCTCGATCTGGGAGACGAACTTCTCCACCGGCATCATCACCGCGTACGACGCGTTCTTCCCCGCGATCGCCAACGAGGACACGGCGAACGTGCTGCCGTTCCTCAGCACGAAGGGCAAGGACTCGCTCGCCGCGATCCGGCTGAACATCGAGAACAACATCCTCCGCCAGATCCTCCCCTCGGTGAAGAGCGCGCAGATCTACGGCAACTTCGGCACCCACCAGGCGTCGCTCTCCCTCGCCGGCGTGGTGCTCGACGAGCCGGAGGAGGCGAAGGAGTGGTTCGACTTCGTCTTCGCCGCCGGCGGGATCCTGCCGGACCCGGAGTGGCACGTCACGGGCGGCGGCGTCTACACGACGCTGGTCAACAAGATCGACCGCGACGGCTGGGGAGCGGAGTCCGCACCGCACTACAGCAACATCTGGTTCGACAACCTCAAGGTCGTGGCGGACGCGCTCGACGGGTACGAGGGCTACCCGGGCCTCGACCTCTACACGCATCCGAAGTTCCGCAACATGTTCACCGCCGGACCGCGCACGGTCGGCGTGAACAAGTTCCTGCCGTCCATCGGCGACTCCGGCGCGTGCGGGCAGCCCGGCATCGCCCTCGTTAAAGCCAACTACGTCAAGGGATTCGCGGAGTACGGCGACCCGCGGCCGGCCCAACTCGCGTACCTCCTGAACGGCAACAAGTCGGCCGGTCTGAACACCGGCATCTTCAGCGACGACCCGGCCGGGACCGAGGCAGCGATCCAGCAGGTCGTCGACACCCAGGGACCGCTCGACCTGCCGAGCGACAACCTGACCGGGTACGGCCTGGCCTGGCTGCGCGACGGCGAGCTGCCGAACAAGCGCGAGGCGTGGATCTCCTACGGGCGCTCCGAGGCGTACCACGGAGCGACCGACCAGCTGAACCTCGGGCTGTACGCGTTCGGGCTCGACCTGATGCCCGACCACGGCTATCCCGAGGCGACGGACTACACGAACTTCTCGCAGGAGTGGACGAAGAACACGGTCTCGCACAACAGCGTGATCGTGAACAAGCACCCGCAGAAGACCAACTGGGTGGGCGTTCCGCACGGCTTCGGCAGCGGCGCGCGCGTGCAGCACGCGGACATCGCGGCACCGAAGGCGTACCCGGACGTCGAGACGTACCGCCGGGTGACCGCGATGGTGAAGGTCGACGCGACGAACTCCTACCTGGTCGACGTGTTCCGCGTCGTCGGCGGCACCGACCACGTGTTCTCGTTCCACTCGGCCGAAGGCCCAGTGAGCGTTGACGGTCTGACGCTGGCCGAGCAGCCGACCGGCACGTACGCCGGCGCCGACGTGCCGATGCCGGGGCGTCGGGAGACGCCGACGGACTGGGACTCACCGGGCTTCCACTGGTTGGACAAGGTCGCGCGCGACGCGTCGCCGCCGGCGTCGTTCAGCATCGACTGGGACGTCGTCGACACCTGGAACACGCTGCCCGATCCGGACCCGGACGTGCACGTTCGCCTGACCGTGTTGAACGAGAACGACGATGTCGCGGTAGCGAACGGCTATCCGCCGCAGAACAACCCGCGCAACCCGCGGAGCCTGCGCTATGTGCTGTTGCATCGCGCCGGTGCGTCGCTGGCGTCCCAGTTCGTGTCGGTGGTGGAGCCCTATGTGGGGCAGCGGTTCGTGCGTTCGATCGCGTCCGTGCCGGTCGAAGGGCTCGGTGCCGGTCTCGCGGCACACGAGGCGACCGCGGTGCGGGTCGAGCTGGTGGACGGGCGCGTGGACTACGTGATCTCCAGCCTGCGACCGGACGTGACGCTGCGCGTGGACGGGCGGTTCTCGTTCCGCGGCGGCTTCGGCGTGGTGTCGTTGCGGTCGGACGACCTGGAGTACGCGTACGTGCACGACGCGACGCTGCTCGCGCCGGCACCCGCCGGCTTCCGCCCGCCAGCGACCGTGACCGGTCAGCTCGTCGACTTCACCCGCGAGCTGTCCGAGCAGAACCGGCTGGTCGTCCGTACCCGCGGGCCAGTCCCCGCCCCGGACCAGCTGGTCGACCAGTACGTCTATGTGGCGAACGACAACGTGCGCAACGCCGCGTACCGCATCGTCGGCGCCTCGCGGGACGCGTCCGGCCAACTGGTGTTGGACATCGGCACCGCGTCGACGATCCGGCGGTACACGGACGACAACGACTTCGGCAAGGGCTTCCAGTACGACGTCGCCGTCGGCGCGCAACTGAGGATCCCGCTGAGCAAGGAGTGGTCGAGGTGA
- a CDS encoding aminoglycoside 3'-phosphotransferase: MNETTGSGFVDPSTPVPEAVQTLGAGDPVTTLWINGEGGMTFRVGATRFAKWVPAGSGLDLVAEAERMRWASRYAKVPRVLESGADASGAWLVTSALLGESAITERWKADPATAVRVAGAALREFHEAFPVEECPYDWSVVARLERAHVEHGPGDPPPIDRLVVCHGDACVPNTLIDEHGNYAGHVDLGDLGVADRWADLAVGSWSTEWNYGPGWEDAYLESYGVEADAERIRYYRALWNLA; this comes from the coding sequence GTGAACGAGACGACGGGCAGCGGCTTCGTGGACCCCTCGACGCCTGTCCCGGAGGCCGTCCAGACGTTGGGGGCTGGGGATCCGGTGACAACCCTCTGGATCAATGGCGAAGGGGGCATGACGTTTCGCGTCGGGGCCACTCGGTTCGCGAAGTGGGTTCCCGCGGGGTCGGGGCTCGACCTGGTCGCGGAGGCGGAGCGGATGCGTTGGGCGTCTCGGTACGCCAAGGTCCCGCGGGTGCTCGAGTCTGGCGCGGACGCGAGCGGAGCGTGGCTGGTCACCTCCGCGCTGCTCGGCGAGTCCGCCATCACCGAGCGCTGGAAGGCCGATCCCGCGACAGCGGTCCGTGTCGCCGGCGCAGCACTGCGCGAGTTCCACGAGGCGTTCCCAGTGGAGGAGTGCCCGTACGACTGGTCGGTCGTTGCGCGCCTGGAACGAGCGCACGTCGAGCACGGACCTGGCGACCCTCCACCGATCGATCGCCTCGTGGTGTGCCACGGCGACGCCTGCGTGCCCAACACGTTGATCGACGAGCACGGCAATTACGCCGGCCACGTCGACCTCGGCGATCTGGGCGTGGCCGATCGCTGGGCCGATCTCGCGGTCGGGAGCTGGAGCACCGAATGGAACTACGGTCCCGGCTGGGAGGACGCCTACCTCGAGTCCTACGGCGTAGAGGCGGACGCCGAGCGCATCCGCTACTACCGCGCCCTGTGGAACCTGGCCTAG